AATGCAGCCTGGGGACAGACGGTGCTTCTGCTGCACGCTCTCGCCAACAAAATGGGGCTGCGCTTTCAGAGGTACACGCTTAATTTAACTTGCTTTCTTCACCATTTGCTGTTGAGCCAGCccctttattaggtacacattgTCAGTATAATGTTGGAGCCTCCTTTGCCTTCAGAATttttgtggcatagattcaacaaggtacCGGTAACATTCATTGGATATTTtgctccatattgacatgacagcgtCACACGGTTGCTGTTGCTTGTAGGCTACATGATGGAAGTCTTCTTAGATGATCTTGGATTacgatctggtgactgtggaggtcatttgtgtacagtgaactcattgttatGTTTAAGATGATTTGAGGTTTTGACGTGGAGCTTTATGCTGATGGAAGCAGCTGTCAGTAACTGGGTAGACTGTGGACATAGTCAGCAACAGTGGACTGTTGAAAAGGATATACCAAACACCTCAAggacagtgcagcagcagcttcagagagagagggagacggaGGGATGGgatgaatttttaattttgtctttttaaaaccaACCATAGACATGGTTGTCTGGGAAAAAtctcagtagatcagcagtttctgaaatagtcAGACTAGGCTGTCTGACACCAAGAAGCACATCATGTTTAAAGTCtcttaaatcacttttctttctAATTCTGATGCTCAGCTTGAACTTCACCAGGTTTTCTTTACCATATCTACATGCCTACATAGCTTTATTACATCATTTACTTGATTTCTTACAGATTAACATTATCTCAATAATGTTTGCAAATCATGTTTTAGTTGACAAGATTAAATTATTCGCTATTATTTTGTCCTGGAATGATACTGATTTTCCTGTAATTTGCTGTTCTCATTGTCTGTTTAAATGTCTTAGTTCTGTAACCTTAATGAATCCTAGCCTCGAATCACTAAAATTTAGTGCTGTTTCCAGTTAATCTTCTGTTAGTCTGAAGTGCAATAAACTAGCTCAAACTCTTCTTTGTCCCCTCAGATATCGTCTTGTCCCATATGGAAACCACTCATACTTGGAGTCACTGACGGATAAGTCAAAGGTAGTGCATTCTCACACCCAGCTCTCCTGTGCTTATTTAAACAGTTGTCCAGGTTCTTATTCTGCCCTTTCTTTGTCTACCATTGTGTTTTCAGGAGCTCCCACTGTACTGCTCAGGTGGACTGAGGTTCTTCTGGGACAATAAGTTCGATCATGCCATGGTGGCCTTCCTGGACTGTGTCCAACAGTTCAAAGAGGAGGTGGAAAAAGGAGACACTGGCTTCTGCCTCCCCTACAGGTCAGATATCAGCATTATGCGTGTATTGTTACAGTTTGAATGTAAATTCTGGTCCAATGTCAGCCCTATTCTACGCAAGTGAACCTTTATTATTAGCATCTGAGTCAAGTAAGCAAGTTTAGGTAAGCCTCGACCCCACAGTCAGAACCAACGTGAAAATCTACACTTTAGTTGTTCCCTGCGAGCACATCAAGGTTGGAATATCCCAAATCATATTCATTCTTTAACAGACTGATCCTTCATAAATTTAAACTCTGTACTGTGAATACAGACATGTGGCCTTTGGTTCAATGTAAGCAAATCAGGAAAACTTTGGATGCTCCGGTGCAATAAGCATTTTAGCCTCTGTGAACATATTAAATTTGTGGATCAGGAATGTTACACTTTTCAGGTTTTTGatttaatttcagattcagtGTTATATTTATAAACTTAGAAACTAGTCtgactttaacttttttttctccctcataCCTCAGAATGGATGTGGAGAAGGGCAAGATCGAAGACACGGGTGGCAGCGGAGGCTCCTACTCCATCAAAACTCAGTTTAACTCTGAGGAGCAGTGGACGAAAGCGCTCAAGTTTATGTTAACCAATCTGAAGTGGGGACTGGCTTGGGTTACCTCACAGTTCTACAACAGATAAAACAGCTAGACAGTGTCAATATTTGATTAGTCACATTTACATCTGTTGAAGGAATATCATGCGATATATATTTGGATACTTTAGCCAAAGGAAAAGAATGGTTAAGTCTGCACTATACAGCAAAAAGCTTTGAGTGATATCGAACCCTTTTTTTACAAGTTACAGAGAATCCATTAAAGTCTATTTTGCTGCAACAGGGAGATTTAAAATTGTTggttcacttaaaaaaaaaaaaaaaaaaaaaaaaattaatacagtTGTAGATATCCCCCTCAAATAAAGCAGGACGATGTTTCATTTAGTTCTTGCCTGCTTTATTAATACTAGGATATGCTTTCAATATTTCCAAGTTTGATGTATTGTCCACTTCCTGTTGCCCCTCaccttttaaaatttaaaggcTATGTGTAATAGTTGGAGTAGATTTTAGTATTTGATTATTCAACAAGTCAGTATTTCATTAACATTGAATGCAATTACCAGATTTATCATACACATAACTGCTGGAGGTGCACTGATGCTTCAGCCTTGTGTTCATACTCTGTaccaaatgtttaataatggaATTGACTTAATAAAACTCGGTTTGGAAGAAAATATCTGGAGCTTTTTTTAGATTGCATATATTAAATCGCATTCATGTTTGAACTTAATCTAAAAAAAGGTTACACACAATTTCCCAAAATGAAGCGAGACACCACACAGTTAACCaaatattcttttgtttttttaatggtttcatCAGTTCAGTTTAATCTTACCTCGCATCACAACAATCACTCAGTCACCACCCACACACCATTCAAGTTTAACAGCGTTAGAGGTGGGGGTGAATCTCATGGAAAAATATGGACTTAACAATTAAAATAAGCTGAATTCCAGTTATCAagtaaaatatttcaaattgGTCAAACAAGTCAGTCTTCTAGAGTCAGCCCTCTTCTGTGTCAAGTCATTTATGACCTTTTAAAGAAGCCGTGTCATCACAACAGGCCTCGAACTTTGGTCATCAGTCACTCGGAGCCCTTCCTAAAAAAAAGTTCCAGGTTCAATTCTATCAGAACACATTTAAAACGGACAACTATTAATCTGAAAATACTTTGATAGACGATGTATTTCAAGCAGTATGGGGTGACACTTAATTTATGCTTCCTCTTCAAAACCTTTTACGAGTATAGGCAAGAGATTTTCCACACATAGCATACCTCTGAGCCTGTCACAGTTGTGCAATTTTTCAGGTGCTTCATATATTCGTCATGTAAAAAAGCCTCTTGAAATGAGCCAAAGTTTTGTTAGTGCATGCATATGGGCAATTCTTTGGGTTCTACTGAGCCCACAGCCAGAGGCTGGCACATTTACACCACTTGAAAAACAGTGGTGGGCACATATTCTACTACAACGCCACACCATAGATTATTTTGGTTCCATTCACTCTTTTAAGATGCCTCATTCCCATCATGCGCTCTGCTTTCTCGCCATGACGAGAGCAAAGGAGAAGCTCCATCAAGGGTGTAACGTCTCCACGTGGCTTTGGGGTTTTGCTCCAGTTTCTTTCAGCTAGCTTGAATTGGAGGCACTGCTGCTGTAGCAGCTGGAGGTGGAAGGAATGGGAGGTGCTGGAGGTGTGCTGCTGCCCAGGGCTTTTCGGATGTGGGGCATGAGGAAGGGGTCACTGGCCAACTGCAGCACATCCACCCTGTCCTCTTTGTGGTAAGCCAGGCACCGTCGAATGAAGGCCTGTGAAGGGAAACCGTGACAAAAAGTGACTCATTATAGCTGAACacactttaataaaaaaaaaaaaaaaaaaaaaaaaaatccttaagcTAACTGCTGTTCTGTTAAAGCACCATGTGTAATACACTTTAGAAATAGTTATGCCAACAGGTCAATTTGTTGCAGTTTAAAAGAAATGAATACCAGACCTTTGCTTCTGTGGTGACCGCAGGTTTGGGGGGAAACTGCACCTCGGTGGCTTTTAGTATCGTGTTTTCTTGTAGGATATCCTGCTGCGACTGGTTATGACCAAACGGCTTGAAAAAGATCAAGTTACACACTTGTTGAGTTCATttattcaaaaagaaaacaatcctgAAAACTATTGTAATATAGGTCAGTGGTTACCTTGCGTCCATACAAGCTCTGGTAGAAGATGACCCCTACTGACCAAACGTCCACTTTGTTGGATATTTTAGGGGGCTCCTTGCCCACTACAAAGCACTCAGGTGGTAGATACCTGCAAgcaagacaaacaaaaataacaaatcatggagaaaaaaaaatttttttttctctgatctCTCTTTATTCTCAAACTGCTTGCtgaatatccatccatccatccattcgcttccgcttatccttttcagggtcgcggggggcgctggaacctatcccagctgtcatagggtgagaggcggggtacaccctggacaggtcgccagtctgtcacagggctaacacacagggacagacaaccattcgcactcacattcacccacacatttacacctagtggcaatttggattatccaattaacctatccccacaagctgcatgtctttggacggtgggaggaagccggagtacccggagggaacccacgcaaacacggggagaacatgcaaactccacacggAAAGACCCCGGCATGATGGTGAAATTGAACTcaagaccttcttgctgtgcggcaacagtgctaaccaccgtgctgctGAATAAAGAATTAAAATTGAGTTAGCAGCATTACTGTGAAACCGTTACACATCTGCTTGCGTAGTCATACTGGTTGCTTGGTGACTAAATGCAGTGCAAAGTGTCTGTGTGTACCAGTAGGTCCCTGCTCCCTGCGAGGTCAGCTCCATGCCATCTGCAGAGTTGTAGCTGTCATCGTCCATGATCTTAGACAGACCAAAATCGGTGATCTTTATCTCCCCGCAAGCTGTGCCGTTGACCAACAGGATGTTCCCTGGTGACAGAACACATAAAATGAGGGTTCACAAGCATCACGAGTCCTACACTGTAAACATAGCCAGAGATGTTTTATGTTTAACTGAATTAGAAtagaaaacacatttgtgtgttGCCCATAAAACTCAGTGAGACTACCAGGCTTGAGGTCGTAGTGTATGATGGGTGGCCGAATCTGATTGAGGTACTTGAGGGCATTGACGAGCTGCATGACGATGGAGCGGCCCTCCTTCTCCGTCATCGATTTGTTCTGCTTCAAGTAGAAATCCAGGTCATTGCCTTCACAGTACTCGAGTACTGTGCAGAACCTGCACCAGATTAGATAACACATGGGTTAACTGCGAAGGCGTCAATGATCACCTACACGTTCAAACACATCCTAAGATGCCTGATGTGATAAAAACTGATAATATCAGCAACACTTACCAAATTtacaaaaaacatgaacaaaaaaaGATCATGTGCATCAGCCACATTATTATTACTGGAAATCTATAGAAGCTTTCAAATATTCAAAGCTTCTGCTTTCCATTTCTTTTCATCAAACATAGcagttttaacattttctagCATTTACTATGAAAAAAAATTAGTAACATTGTTAAAAATAATAAGTAATTCTTAAATGTTGTCACCTAAGGCTCTCATCACCTCCATAGCCACTGCCACAGACTAAAAACTACACAGAACAAACTTCCAACTGAAACCCAAGCTCCTAAACGTCCATAATAACTACAGATGAGAAAATTAAAATTGAAGTTTTTGCCACTGAACACTACCGAATAACGAACACTTACAGATAATCATCGCATTAGTGCCACATCGTGAGCTTTATGTGAAATGAAGCACTTACGAGTCTGTGTTGAGCGAGAAATAGTCGTAAAGTTTCACTATTCTAGGATGATCGAGTTCTTTGTGGATTCTGTATTCTCTACAGGCGTGTctgcaatggaaaaaaaaaaaatgaatgagtcCGAATTAATCACTTGagtataaatttaaaaaaaataaatcagaaataTTTTCGATCACACAATAACACGTAGAGAGCACATTTACAGAGCGGCAGACTCACTTGTGGTAGTTTTCCTTCTTCTCTTCCCTCCAGTTCTTGTTGAGTTGATGGATTTTAATGGCCACGTACCTCTGCTCTGTGAAATCAAAAGCCTGTAAAAAAAGGTACATTTCACATCAATACAAAGCAGTTTACTACTGGCCTGAATTTCCCATTGAATTCTCTACAGTAGCTGTTTACTGCATACAGAAGTGTTGCAAGTCTTATCTTCCTGTACGTCACTCAAAGTTTAGAAAACAAAGGAGGAACAAAAAAGGTATTCACGAGGAATGGAAACCAAGTAAATAGCACCGGCTTACCTTAAAAACTTCACTAAAGCCACCTCTTCCAAGTAGTTGTAACAGCAGATATCGGTCATTCAGTGTGGGGTGGTCTTTAAATCTACAAAGTAACACGTCGTTAAAGTATTTGTTGCTTTAAAAAGACACCACAGAGCTTGAGTAGGGCATGTTAAACTGGGATGATACGCACTGTGAGTTGTCCTCATTATGGATTCTCTTAAGCTCCCGAATGTGCAGATTTCTCACACGCTCCAACTGGTCCAGCTCTGCATGGATCTCTGCTTCTTCCTGCATACAAGTGCAGAGATTTATCACCTACCTCATCGTTTGAAAGGGTGACtccaaaggaggaaaaaaaaaaaaaaagtgggaaaaacaacaagaaaagtgaaaagaaacaTTGGCACCTTTTTAAGATGACCGATTCGAAGTTTGAAGATCTCCTCTTGCTCGCGATACTCTGCCAGTGACAACCTGTGAGAGATCAGAGAGCCAGAAATGCATaattaaataagaaataaacaagatattaaaaacagaaagcaaagaaaatgtGAGATTTTACTgaagaaaatatgttaaatgtcTAAGTAATTGTGATCTACAGAGTTAAATATGCAGCATTTGACCTCTTACTAAATTTTTTTCACCCAATGCTGGTCGAGGTTAACGGCTTACTGACAGCCATCAATACCACTCACCACAAAACTGCATGACTGGCCCCCCACAGACCGGTAAACCTCATTATATTCAGGCTAGAAGCTTATTAATCCACTAATTGTTAAACAATAAAGTGATTTGCTCCGTGTAACCGTACGTTTCATTCTCTTGGCCGTTGCTTCTGCTTTTTCGTTTGTTGTGCTCCAGGTTGGGTGGAGGCGTTTGGGCCATGGAGGGAGGTTTCCTCTTCCCcagcagcttcctctgcctctcAATGTCCTCCCGCTGAGAGTTGATTCGCTCTTGCTGCCTACAACATGCAGGGACAATCTGGCGTAAGCATTTCTGTAtgcagaatagaaaaaaaataacaatttaaatgtACGCTTGTGCCCATTTGCGTTCTGACTTGATGAGATTCTGGAAGGCATATCCATCTGTCCACTGCTCGGTGAAGGAAGCTCCGTGGCGTACGGTGGTGAAGTGGCCCAGGCGTAGACGGTCCTGCATGCTCTTGTCTCTGCATGCCATCTTCTCCTGTCTTGACTTcaaacacaaataaagaaataaatgagtAAAACAGTGCaggcacaaaaaaaacaacctagaTATAAAGTATCAAATATTACTATTCAGTTCCACCTTAAATCACCATGAAGTCTTTCAAAAGTTACATGACGGCAATGCTTACATGCATAAACTGACTTCTTTGGTTTTCACATTGTACTACAGAGGTGTCCCAAATCAGGCAAACATACTTGTGCAAATTCATATTCACACCGACCCTCTCAATTAGCAGCTTCTTGCTCATGGTCACACACTTGTTTAGTCTCTCCTTGTAGCGCTCCAGCATCTTCTGCTGCTCGTCCACCTGCCGCCTCAAGTCACAGTTCGCCTGCCAAAACACGCATCATCACTCTGACAACCAATTCTCATTACAGCAAGGATTCAAGGCCGCTTTATTAAACTGACATGATGGGGAAAAACTGCCAGCATTTCAGTTTGTAGCTTGAATGAAAGTGGTGTAAATGTCAGCAAACCAGTGGCATTTAAAAGCTAACGAGCGTGATGAGCTATAAGCGGGCTGGGGAAGGTTAATTACTGAGAGATTTGTCATTGTTAGCCAAATAAAACATCTATGCATGTCTGTGCCTCTTCAAAGAAACCGATTTGGACAATAATGACTTGTCTCACAGTTGTATTTTCAATGGTCCAAGCTATCTGTTAAGAGAAACATTTGAGTAACtgctgattttaccctcaacaGGTCATCTATCCTCCCTTCCTTCTTCTCCAGGTCAGAGTTCTTGCTCTTCTCCAATGCTGTCAGTTTCAGGATTGTCAGGTCCGACTGAGGAAGGAGATCAAAAGGTAGCAAGCACACACACCCCTCACTAACAAAGGAGTCCAtcactttaaatttaaatcaaaATCAGCCACTGGTATCGCAAATATTAGAAGTGACTTCTAAGTGCTGACCTTTAAATCAGGCCAATTAGTGTAATTTACAAGAACAGCCGGATGTGTTGCAACTATTATGTCAGAAAACCAGCAGTGTGAGACCTTTAATGCCCTTTTAATTCTAGCATCCACATCCCAACTgtactgtactttttttttcttatggcATAACAAGATGTGCAGTGTTGCAACCTTACAAATTTTGTCAGACTTTACAAAACACTTAAACCAGGGAGATGCTTCAACATGACTGAGACTAtaatgaagggaaaaaaaaaaaaaaaaaaaaaaaaagaagaagaagaaaagtcaaGGTGTCAAGCAGTGATTTGGGTCAGTCTCAGTTACCTGGATGGCTTTGTGGGAATAGGAGTGTGTGGGGGCTGTTTTAACAGAGCTGCAAGATGAAGAGTCTGTGTGGGCTGATCCTGTGGACGAAGGACTGTTGTGCTGAAGCTGTATTTcacagtgaaagaaagaaaatatcagACTTGGATTCATagacagcataaacagtttatAAAGAAGCTCAAAGGCATTAAAAGGAAAATATAATGTGGAGagaatttcattaaaaaaaaaaaaaaaaaagaaagaaaaaagaaggataGTTCTGAATGAGAAAGAAATATTTTGACAGTCCATAGTAGTTTTATTACAACTTTCCTTGGAGATATAATGGGACTAAATGCTAGCGAAGCATGCATTTGGATATGCTCCTGATCCAGAAAAGCTCTACTCTGGCAGATTGTGGCCGTGGAGCAGACACGCTGCTaatccacattgaaaggagccattcgaggtggttcaggcatctgactaggatgccACAGGAAGTCAATTATCGCTCCTGTTCATTTAGAGCCCCAACGCCATAAATTACTGCTTACGGAGCTGCTAGTTGCTGGGGGAAAGTTACGGCATGTAATCAAGTTATCAAATATATAATGCAGCCATCAAAGAAGCTTACACATTTAGTGCAAGCAAATGTTTCATATAATGTAAACACTGATCTTCAGGACTGTTCCCTGCTTTACATCCCAGCCAGTTGAGCCCAAAACTGAACAACATCTGAAGGCATGACACCAGCACTAGAAAAGTTAGCTCCCATTTCACTAGAAATCACCCTTTGGTGTTTCCACTGGCTGTAATGATGCAGACAAACCAAAGACATGCCAGTTAGTCCTctcagaaaagaagaaaactcacAACTATCGACTGACTTTGACAACAGAGACGAATGCTGTGCTCACCATAGGATTAGACAGTGAATGTTGAGGAGACGAGCGCACCAGCATAGGGATGCTCCGAGCAGGACTGGTGCCAGAGCCGCTGCTACCAGCAAACTGACCACAgggaaaagagaagaaacaaaGAGGACAGAGTGGTTATTTACCAAAGGATCAATGAAGGGCAGTACTGATATAACCAGGACAAGAGTATGAAAGAGGAAAGCTTCAGAACTGAAAACAATGAGCATCAATGAAACAATGCATTCAATAAATCTAAAGCATCTTAGGTCCTCTCAGTTTGTACTCACATCGCAATAATCGCTCATTTTTTGCCCTCTTCCCTTTCctgtaaacaaaaacagcctTTTATAGTAAAGGAAACATAAATGTGACTCTTATAACTTTGTATTTTAAgactccagttttttttttttaaacaattatttAACACTACTAATTACACTAATTATTTAAGTGGTGCAACACTTTAAAGTTGAGCAGCTGATCATTTCTGAATACCGAGAGGCATTTCTGCTTTAAACACATAAGCATGTATGTGGACTTGCCTTGGCTGTTGTTGTCATAGGTGTCTCCTTTCCTCTTCCTGCTTCTGTCATTGGGCTTCTTCTCTGGTGTctgacaaacacagaaaagtagCTTAGAATTTATTAATTAACCACATTAACAGCAAAgaaactgtataaatgtaagtCTTGGAGCTTTAAGTTTGAGTCTCTTagttaaaataaacttttgaaaaaaaaaaaatgtaataacattaacagcagtttttttttttttttttatccgaGTTTAGTATTTAGTAAACTTTGATGTAGCACTTCCAGTCATATTATAGTCATACCAGGTTTTAAAATTTGCCTATGAGGTGGTATGCTGGCTTATTGCTATGCCTCATTGcgtcacagcaagaaggttcagGATTAAGTCTGGATAATGAGTCTTTCTCTGAGGGCTTTACATGTTTTCCCATGTTTGTGTGGGCTTCTTTAAGCCAGCTAGGTTCCCCAT
The Oreochromis aureus strain Israel breed Guangdong linkage group 8, ZZ_aureus, whole genome shotgun sequence DNA segment above includes these coding regions:
- the LOC116329807 gene encoding serine/threonine-protein kinase tousled-like 2, whose translation is MMEGLHSQAISLDPRRQELLEARFTGVGVAKSSANSESSNQSLCSAGSLSDKELETPEKKPNDRSRKRKGDTYDNNSQGKGRGQKMSDYCDFAGSSGSGTSPARSIPMLVRSSPQHSLSNPMLQHNSPSSTGSAHTDSSSCSSVKTAPTHSYSHKAIQSDLTILKLTALEKSKNSDLEKKEGRIDDLLRANCDLRRQVDEQQKMLERYKERLNKCVTMSKKLLIERSRQEKMACRDKSMQDRLRLGHFTTVRHGASFTEQWTDGYAFQNLIKQQERINSQREDIERQRKLLGKRKPPSMAQTPPPNLEHNKRKSRSNGQENETLSLAEYREQEEIFKLRIGHLKKEEAEIHAELDQLERVRNLHIRELKRIHNEDNSQFKDHPTLNDRYLLLQLLGRGGFSEVFKAFDFTEQRYVAIKIHQLNKNWREEKKENYHKHACREYRIHKELDHPRIVKLYDYFSLNTDSFCTVLEYCEGNDLDFYLKQNKSMTEKEGRSIVMQLVNALKYLNQIRPPIIHYDLKPGNILLVNGTACGEIKITDFGLSKIMDDDSYNSADGMELTSQGAGTYWYLPPECFVVGKEPPKISNKVDVWSVGVIFYQSLYGRKPFGHNQSQQDILQENTILKATEVQFPPKPAVTTEAKAFIRRCLAYHKEDRVDVLQLASDPFLMPHIRKALGSSTPPAPPIPSTSSCYSSSASNSS